In Leptospira kirschneri serovar Cynopteri str. 3522 CT, a single genomic region encodes these proteins:
- a CDS encoding GyrI-like domain-containing protein, with protein MIVQTKIESITEKKLIGIRMQMNFSNYQIGLLWGKFIPKCVQIKNRISSDLLSLAVYPKSFSFSKKDFNPESHFERWAGVEVNDFEHIPRDMESLVIPAGEYAIFHYKGLNTDVRIFEYIHGEWLPDSMYALDHRPHFEVLGDKYRNGDPNSEENIYIPIRPKK; from the coding sequence ATGATAGTACAAACTAAGATTGAATCAATAACTGAGAAAAAACTTATAGGTATCCGAATGCAAATGAATTTCTCGAACTATCAAATCGGTCTACTTTGGGGCAAGTTCATACCAAAATGCGTACAAATTAAAAACAGAATCAGCAGTGATTTACTCTCTCTCGCCGTATATCCGAAAAGTTTCTCATTCTCCAAGAAAGACTTCAATCCGGAATCGCATTTTGAAAGATGGGCCGGCGTTGAAGTTAATGATTTTGAACATATCCCTAGGGATATGGAATCTCTTGTGATTCCAGCGGGGGAATATGCAATTTTTCACTATAAAGGTCTAAACACGGATGTTAGAATATTTGAATATATTCATGGTGAGTGGCTGCCAGATTCGATGTATGCCCTGGACCACCGGCCTCATTTTGAAGTTTTAGGAGATAAGTATAGGAATGGTGACCCAAATTCTGAAGAGAATATTTATATACCGATCAGACCAAAAAAATAG